AAATTCTCTGACAGCGCTAGAAAATTGTATGACGCTTATCAGTTAGATAAAAAAGATACGATTAACTTGTATTATGCTGCATCCACTTATGTGAATGCAAAAGATTATGACAAAGCATTAGAATTGTATAGTAACTTAAAAACTTTAAATTATTCTGGTAAAGGAACAAGTTATTTTGCAGTAAATAAATTAACTACGCAGGAAGACTTTTTCACTTCTCTTCAAGAAAGAGATAAAATGGTAAAAATGGGAACTCATGAAAAACCAAGAACTGAAGTTGTTCCATCAAAAAGAGGTGAGATTTACAAGAATTTAGCTTTAATCTTAGTTGAAAAAGGTCAAGTTGCCGAAGCTAAAAAAGCAATTGCAGATGCGAGAGTTGCTAATCCAGAAGATGGTTCTCTTTTATTGACTGAGGCTAATTTATACCTTGAAACAAAAGATTTTGATACCTACAAAAAATTAATTGCTGAGGTTTTAGAAAAAAATCCAAATGATGCAGATTTAATTTTTAACCTAGGAGTTATCAGTGCAAATGCTAAAAATTTCGTAGATGCTGAGAAGTATTATAAGAGAGTACTTGAGATTAATCCAAAATATCTTAATGCTTATATTAATCTAGCTGCAATGAAACTTGATAATGAAAAAGAAATCATTGACGAGATGAATAAGCTTGGAACATCAACAAAAGATCAAAAACGTTATGATGAATTGAAAAAGAAAAGAGAAGATATTTTTCGTTCAGCAATACCATTTTTAGAAAAAGGAGTGGAGTTAGATCCTAAAAATACAGATGTTTCTAAAACATTATTAGGAGTTTACAACGCTCTTGAAATGACTGCAGAATCTAAAGCATTGAAAGCTAAAATGTAGTATCGTAAGTTCATTTAAAAAAAACCTGTCTAGTGAAGTAGACAGGTTTTTTTATATAATTTTTTTAATGACTCTTAATTTATGAGTATGCTTATTAGTTTCGGTATTAAATATGCCTAAGTGGTCAATTCTGTCAATACGTACTTTGCCGCTGGCATGTATAATGTAATTGTCATCCATGATTATTCCTACATGAATGATGGCTCCTTCGTCATTATCAAAAAATGCTAAGTCT
This portion of the Flavobacterium sp. CECT 9288 genome encodes:
- a CDS encoding tetratricopeptide repeat protein; translated protein: MNSKYVILASTLLVSVATFAQKDQIKAAEKALKSGKSQEAVTLLAEAEPLIANAPDAEKAQFYFVKGNTLLDLANKSIDTDKNLSQAAVAYQDLIAAEKASGKVKFTAQAATSITDIKYKLINNAIADSKVEKFSDSARKLYDAYQLDKKDTINLYYAASTYVNAKDYDKALELYSNLKTLNYSGKGTSYFAVNKLTTQEDFFTSLQERDKMVKMGTHEKPRTEVVPSKRGEIYKNLALILVEKGQVAEAKKAIADARVANPEDGSLLLTEANLYLETKDFDTYKKLIAEVLEKNPNDADLIFNLGVISANAKNFVDAEKYYKRVLEINPKYLNAYINLAAMKLDNEKEIIDEMNKLGTSTKDQKRYDELKKKREDIFRSAIPFLEKGVELDPKNTDVSKTLLGVYNALEMTAESKALKAKM